DNA from Amorphoplanes friuliensis DSM 7358:
ACGACGCGCAGCGCCGGCTGCGCCAGGCGGAGCAGCGTCTCAACGCCCTCGAGCAGAAGCTGGCCGACAGCAACAAGCTCCTCGAGGAGAACAACCGGCCGACCCTCTCCGGGCTGGGCACCCGGGTCGAGCAGATCCTCCGGCTGGCCGAGGAACAGGCCAACGACCACCGTAGCGAGGCCAAGCGGGAGTCCGAGGGCATCCTCTCCGCGGCCCGCCTCGAAGCACGCGAGATCACCGACAAGGCCCGTGCCGAGGCCGCCGCGATGAAGGCGACCGCCGAGCGTGAGGCGGGGCAGGTCCGCACGCAGGCCGAGCGCGAGTCCGCGGAAAATCGCGTGCAGGCCCGGCGCGAGGCGGACACGCTGCGCTCGGACGCCGACCGCGAGACCAAGCAGCTGCGCACGGTCACCGCGCACGAGGTCGCCGAGCTCAAGTCGACCGTCGAGCGGGAGGTCGCCTCGCTGCGGGCCACCGCCGAGCGGGAGATCACCCAGCTGCGGGCCAAGGCAGCCCGTGAGGCCGAGGAGAAGCGCGCCGAGGCCACCAAGATGCTGACCGACGCCCGCGACAAGCGCGACAAGGACCTGCAGGCCCTCGCGCTGGAGACCGCGGAGCGCCGGGAGAAGAGCGAGCGCGAGGAGTCGCAGCGCCACGCCGCCCAGGTCAACGCCACCCAGAAGATGGTGGCCGAGGCCGAGGAGCGCGCCCGCGCCGCCGAGGACCGCGCCAAGGAGATCGAGCAGCGCGCCGAGAGCCGCCGCGTCGAGTCCGAGCGCACCGCCATCGAGACGGTCGAGAAGGCCCGCGCCCTGGCGGAGAAGACGGTCACCGAGGCTCGTTCCGAGTCCAGCCGTCTGCTCAGCGAGGCCCGCACGGAGGCCGAGCTGACCACGCAGGCCGCCAAGCGTGAGGTCGACGACCTGACCCGTCAGAAGGACGCGGTCACCAACCAGCTGGGCCAGATGCTCTCCGGCCTCTCCGGCCTGGTGCCGACGGTCGGTGCCGCGGCCAAGGCCGCCGAGGTCGTCAAGCAGGCCGAGGCCAAGTCCGACGCCCCGGCGCCGCGCGAGCCCGAGGCCGAGGAAGCCGGCCAGCCCGAGGCGGTCGCCAAGTCCAGCTGAGTCGTTTGCCACTCGGTTCCCGGTTGCGCCACCCTTGCGCTTGCGTAACGGTTGAAGGAACCGGGCCGGTTGTGCGAAGGCGTTTGCGGGCCGTACCGGAGCTCCTCCGGTGCGGCCCGTTTGTTTCCACACGTAGCCTGGGCACAGACAAATCACAACCAGACGCACAGTCCCGCCAGGCCGGTGTGTATCGGCACGTCACGGGACGATGCGTATGTGAGGATGGAAAGTATGTCGCACGGCGGGGAAATCTTCGGTCTCGGTGGAGACGCAGCCTCCGAGCCCAGCTTCGAGACCGCCCTGCGGGGTTATGAGAAAAAGCAGGTCGAACGCTATGTCGCGCGGGCCGAGAACGAGATAGCGGCTCTGGCGAGCGAGCGCGAGCAGGCCTACTCGCAGATCCAGGCGATGGCCGGACAGATCGACCGGCTTCAGCAGGAGGCCAACCAGGCGCGGCGCCGGCCGGGCATGGGCGCCGAGGTCTCGTTCCGCCATCTGGGACCCAAGGTCGAGGAAATACTGGCCAAGGCCGAAGAAGTCGCCGCGGACATCAAGAGTTCCGCCACCGACGACATCGCCGCCCGTCTGGCCGA
Protein-coding regions in this window:
- a CDS encoding DivIVA domain-containing protein, whose product is MPQQQDANLAFFESANSQHDFTVVLRGYDRGQVDAHLGRLVAALNQSEQARGEAEQRMNDAQRRLRQAEQRLNALEQKLADSNKLLEENNRPTLSGLGTRVEQILRLAEEQANDHRSEAKRESEGILSAARLEAREITDKARAEAAAMKATAEREAGQVRTQAERESAENRVQARREADTLRSDADRETKQLRTVTAHEVAELKSTVEREVASLRATAEREITQLRAKAAREAEEKRAEATKMLTDARDKRDKDLQALALETAERREKSEREESQRHAAQVNATQKMVAEAEERARAAEDRAKEIEQRAESRRVESERTAIETVEKARALAEKTVTEARSESSRLLSEARTEAELTTQAAKREVDDLTRQKDAVTNQLGQMLSGLSGLVPTVGAAAKAAEVVKQAEAKSDAPAPREPEAEEAGQPEAVAKSS